The sequence below is a genomic window from Sneathiella marina.
GCTCAAGAATTTTTGGCGAATTGACAGCCCCGGCGGCAAGCAATACCTCCCTTTTTACCGTCGCCTTCGACCGTATGCCCTTATGGGTGAAGGCAATCCCTGTCACCTCTTTCCCTTCCAACATAAGAGATTCGGTTTCCGCTTTCGTCAAAACATGTAGATTTGGACGATGACCAGCGGGTTTCAAAAAAGCCTTTGCCGTATTCCACCGAATTCCTTTTCGCTGGTTTACTTCAAAATACCCGGACCCCTCATTTGTGCCGGTATTAAAATCATTGGTTTTCGGAATTCCGATTTCCTCGGCGGCCTCTTGAAAGGCATCCAGAATCTCCCATGAAATACGCTGTTTTTCAACGCGCCATTCACCGCCGGCGCCATGGGTGTCCGACGCACCGGCATGATAGTCCTCAGAGCGCATAAAATACGGCAGGACGTCGTCCCAACTCCAACCATCATTTCCCAGCTGTCGCCACTGATCGTAGTCCCGCGCCTGCCCCCGCATATAGATCATGCCATTAATCGAAGAACAACCTCCTAGAACTTTACCTCTGGGATAGCTGAGCTGACGCCCATTCAGGCCCTTGTCTGCCTCCGTCTTCATCATCCAGTCAGTACGGGGATTCCCCATGCAGTACAAATAGCCGATGGGGATATGGATCCAGTGGTAATTGTCGTTGTCACCTGCCTCAAGCAGGAGAACCTTATGAGCTGGATTGGCGGAGAGCCGGTTGGCAAGGACGCATCCGGCAGAGCCCGCCCCAACAATGATGTAATCGAACAGTCCCAGATCTTTTCGATCTTTTGTTTCCATGGATTGATCCTGCTTTACTGAAATTATTTAACAGCCTAAGCGGTCCAATATGCGATAGACATCTGTTCGAGACAAGTATTCCCTGTTGAAAGACACTGCCGTTATTAATTGATCTTTTGGTCGCGAAGCCCCGGTTCTGTCTCATACACATGCACGAAGTAACCTGCCATGGGATTTCTCGTCAAATATTCCTTGAGGTAATCCCGGCACGCGTCGCTGGCATCATGGATAATATACTGCCACAAAGGCTCCATGGGGCCGGTTTTCGTATCCATATGAGGCACACTGATTGATCCACCCCATTTCACATCAAATCCATTGAGATAATTTTCGGCGTAGTGGCGAAAAACATCGTCTTCATCGATATTTACACCCGCTTTATGTTCAAAACACAGACGTAGATCCATAATCGATATCCTACCTTTTGAATTACCGGGCCGTTCTAAACAGCCTGCTTTATATAGATATAGGCGTGAAAGCGACAAATGTCTCAATTATACGTACTGAATTGAGAGATGGTATCCCCTAGGAGAATCGAACTCCTCTTTCCAGGATGAAAACCTGGCGTCCTAACCGATAGACGAAGGGGACACAAGATGTCGCTGGAGGCAGGATTTACCGATCTTCTCGCGATATATCAAGTAAAAAATCCGCGCATTTGGATTTTTTTGTTTTTTCGGGCGCTACAAGGGATTTTTCAAGAGAGCCGAACCGCATCCTCGATCATCAATTGCGCCGTTGTGGAACCTCGCCAGGTGTTTTTGCGTAAATGCCCTGCGATGTGAAAACTGGCGCCTTGATGGGCCAGCAGCGTATCCCCAAGCGGTGTTTCAAGGGACCGAAAGCTGATGCCCGCAAGACGCCCCTGACCGCCTCGACCAGTCATGATACAGCGAACGTGATTCTCACCGACAATACTGGCCTGGACCAGCCGCACATTGGTCAATGCGAATCTTGGCTCCGGATTACCGGCACCATACGGGCCGGCCTGTTCCAGCAACGTGATCAGATCTGTCGTCGCCCCTTCTACAGATAAAGCACCATCCAGGCCCAGGCTCGCTGTTTTCGAGGCTTCGGTGACATCACCGGCTAATCGATTGATCAGAAAATCTCGAAAACCCTCAATTCTGTCGCGATCAATCGTCAAACCGGCAGCCATGGCATGTCCACCTCCGGCAACAATCAGCTCAGAATGGCGGGCGGCACCAATTGCGGCTCCCATATCCACTCCCGGAATGGATCTTCCGGATCCCTTGCCTTCGTTGTTATCAAGGGCGATGACAACAGCCGGACGCTGATAAGCATCCTTTATGCGACTGGCAACAATTCCGATGACGCCTGGATGCCAACCTTCTCCCGCCACGATAATAACCGAATCATTCCCAAGCCCGCTTTTTTCCACCAGGTCCATGGCTTCCTGCTGGACCTGCGCTTCAATGGATTTTCGTTCCTGATTGTAACCGTCCAAATGGCGCGCCAATGTCCGGCACTGGTCCGGGTCGTCACTGGAGAGTAATTGCGGACCATATTCCGGCTTGCCGACGCGACCGCCGGCATTCACCCGTGGTCCCAGAAGAAACCCCGCATGATACGTCCCTGGTGCCTCATCCAAGCCGGACACATCTGCAAGGGCGGATAATCCGGGGTTGCCACGGCGCGCCATGACTTTCAAACCCTGCGCCACGAAGGCACGGTTAAGGCCCTTTAACGGAACGACGTCACAGACAGTACCCAGAGCAACCAGATCCAGCCAATGACGCGGGTCCGGTTCAGGGCGCTGATCAGAATACCAACCCGCCTGTCGCAGGGTACGATTTACAGCAATGATTAATAGAAATGTTACCCCGACCGCTGCCAAATAGGTAAATTCCTGACTTTCATCATGTCGTTTCGGATTAACCACGGCGACGGCATCCGGTAGCCGTGTTTCCGCTTGATGGTGATCGACAACAATAACCTCAAGCCCGATCTCCCTGGCGTGGGCCAGAACCTCGAAGGAGACGATACCGCAGTCAACTGTGACAACGAGTTCTATCCCCTTTTTCTTCAAACTATTCATGGCCTCAAGATTAGGCCCGTACCCTTCCTTAATGCGATCGGGAATATAAATCTCGAGCGGATGATGAAGGGCGTTGAAAAAACGCTTCAGCAACCCTGAAGACGTCGCGCCATCAACATCATAATCTCCGAATACAGCCACTTTCTCGCCTGATTGCACCGCCGTCGCAATCCGTGACGCCGCAATATCCATATCGCAAAATATAGACGGATCGGGAAGCAACTGCCGCAATGTCGGGGACAGGTACTGCTCGGCATCTTCCAGTGATACCTCCCGTCCTGCCATGACCCGCCCGACGATCTCGGGGACGTCGAGCCGTTGCGCGATGGCAAGGCCCAGTCTTTCATTTTCCGACCGCAGGCGCCAACGCCTGTCTTTCAGGGATTTTTCAACGTTCAAAAAGGCAGGCGATTCCGTCATTTCTAAAAGATACTAGCGGACCGCATGATCGCCTTGAATATTCCGAACTGTTCCTGAATAGGAGCGCATGACCAGTGTCTCGGTATAAACCCGGTCCCCCCGCTGGCGAACGCCCCGCAACATGGATCCGTCCGTTACCCCGGTTGCCGCAAAAATCACATTGCCAGCCGCCAGTTCCTCCAAATTATAAGTACGGTGAAGGTCTTCGATACCCCATTTGGCTGCCCGGGCACGCTCGTCATCATTTCGAAATACAAGACGACCCTGCATTTGCCCGCCAATACAACGAAGCGCCGCCGCTGCGAGAACACCTTCCGGCGCCCCGCCGGTCCCAACATACATGTCAATTCCCGTATCCGGGTTTGCAGTTGCCATCACGCCAGCCACATCACCATCGGAAATCAGCTGAATACGAGCCCCGGTTTTGCGAATTTCCGAAATAATTTCGCCGTGCCGTGGCCGGTCAAGGACACAGGCCATGGTCTGGTTAACCGGCACTCCCTTGGCGTCGGCGATTGCCCGCAAATTATCACCAGCAGATTTATCAAGGTCAATAATGCCCTCCGGATAGCCGCCACCCACAGCTATTTTTTCCATATATGTATCTGGCGCGTTCAGGAAATTACCTGATTCAGCAAAGGCAATAACAGCCAACGCATTTGGCCCTCCTTTGGCGGTCAATGTCGTTCCTTCCAACGGATCCAGGGCGATATCAATTTTCGGTCCTTTTCCGGTCCCGACTTTTTCACCGATATACAACATGGGCGCTTCATCGCGTTCGCCTTCACCGATAACGATCGTGCCATCAATATCCAGTTTATTGAGTGCGGAACGCATGGCATCCACTGCTGCCTGATCCGCCGCTTTTTCATCTCCCATGCCAACAAGATTGCAGGCGGCTCTTGCTGCAGCTTCTGTCACACGCACGACTTCCAGCGTTAAATTTCTATCTGTTGAAGGTCCTTTAGTCATATTTTCTCTTTCATAACATTAAGATCATATCTCGATATCGAGACACGAAATTTAAAGCGATACAATTCTGATCATGCGCGGTGTTGCTACACTATGCGCAAATTTTTCTATTTTAGACAAGGCCCGGACAACCGACGCCTCCTGCGCCTCATGGGTAACGAGAATAACGGAAACCGCTTCGCTCTCTGATCGACCACGCTGCAGCAAACTTTCAATGGAAATATTTTCATCCCTGAAAACCGCAGAGACATCAGCTATTACACCCGGTCTGTCATAAACGGTGAGACAGACGTAATAACAGCCAACATGGCTCTCGATGGAAGCCATGGGCAGAGGGGACATTTCCTCGACTGGTATACCGAACGTGGCGCTATGGCGGCCAATGGCAATATCAACGATGTCCGCAACAACGGCCGAGGCAGTTGGCCCCTCGCCGGCGCCTCGCCCCACATACACGGTGCTATCGACAAAATCGCCATCGGCAACCACGGCATTGAAAACGCCAGAAACATTTGCAATCGCTGTATCCGTCCGAACCATGCATGGATGTACACGTTGCTCGATGCCTTTGTCAGTCCGCCGCGAAACACCAAGAAGTTTAATGCGATACCCAAACTCCTGAGCTGCGGCAATATCAGCTGCCGTCACATCCCGAATACCTTCTATATAGACACTATTGAAATCCACGGGTGTGCCAAATGCAAGGCTCGTTAAAATTGCCAGCTTATGGGCGGTATCAACGCCATCAACATCGAAACTGGGGTCCGCCTCCGCATAGCCAAGCTTTTGTGCATCTTGCAGGATATTGTCAAACTCGCCGCCGGTCTCTTCCATTTCCGTCAAAATGTAATTGCAGGTGCCGTTAAGAATACCGTACACGCGGCTAATGGCGTTTCCGGCCAGTCCTTCACGCAACGCCTTGACGATTGGGATACCGCCAGCCACCGCAGCTTCATAGGCCAAAGATACGCCATGTTTTTCCGCGAGTTCTGCAAGCTCGGTCCCGTGGATCGCTAAAAGGGCTTTGTTTGCCGTAACAACATGCTTTCCTAAAGTTAGGGCGGAAACACACAGATCCTTTGCGACGCCGTCGCTCCCGCCAATCAACTCCAAAACCACATCAACATCCGGATCTTTTGCCATATCCGCTGCGTTGTCATACCAGGCCAGACCTTCAATCGGCACACCGCGGTCTTTGTTACGATCACGGCCGGAAACCGCCGTAACTTCCAGCCGTGTTCCTGTTCGTGCCTGAAGTAATTCACCATGTGCATTGATAATTTTCAATACACCCGCACCAACGGTCCCAAGGCCCGCTACACCGATTTTAATTTTATTCGTCACTTTCAGGATGCCTTACGTTGGGCCAGCAGCGCGTCCGCATTGGCCATGAATTTCTTTACATTGCGGCTTGCCTGCCGAATGCGCTGTTCGTTTTCCACCATCGCCACCCGCACGAAGCCATCCCCATGCTCGCCAAAACCAAGACCTG
It includes:
- the recJ gene encoding single-stranded-DNA-specific exonuclease RecJ, yielding MTESPAFLNVEKSLKDRRWRLRSENERLGLAIAQRLDVPEIVGRVMAGREVSLEDAEQYLSPTLRQLLPDPSIFCDMDIAASRIATAVQSGEKVAVFGDYDVDGATSSGLLKRFFNALHHPLEIYIPDRIKEGYGPNLEAMNSLKKKGIELVVTVDCGIVSFEVLAHAREIGLEVIVVDHHQAETRLPDAVAVVNPKRHDESQEFTYLAAVGVTFLLIIAVNRTLRQAGWYSDQRPEPDPRHWLDLVALGTVCDVVPLKGLNRAFVAQGLKVMARRGNPGLSALADVSGLDEAPGTYHAGFLLGPRVNAGGRVGKPEYGPQLLSSDDPDQCRTLARHLDGYNQERKSIEAQVQQEAMDLVEKSGLGNDSVIIVAGEGWHPGVIGIVASRIKDAYQRPAVVIALDNNEGKGSGRSIPGVDMGAAIGAARHSELIVAGGGHAMAAGLTIDRDRIEGFRDFLINRLAGDVTEASKTASLGLDGALSVEGATTDLITLLEQAGPYGAGNPEPRFALTNVRLVQASIVGENHVRCIMTGRGGQGRLAGISFRSLETPLGDTLLAHQGASFHIAGHLRKNTWRGSTTAQLMIEDAVRLS
- the glpX gene encoding class II fructose-bisphosphatase; this encodes MTKGPSTDRNLTLEVVRVTEAAARAACNLVGMGDEKAADQAAVDAMRSALNKLDIDGTIVIGEGERDEAPMLYIGEKVGTGKGPKIDIALDPLEGTTLTAKGGPNALAVIAFAESGNFLNAPDTYMEKIAVGGGYPEGIIDLDKSAGDNLRAIADAKGVPVNQTMACVLDRPRHGEIISEIRKTGARIQLISDGDVAGVMATANPDTGIDMYVGTGGAPEGVLAAAALRCIGGQMQGRLVFRNDDERARAAKWGIEDLHRTYNLEELAAGNVIFAATGVTDGSMLRGVRQRGDRVYTETLVMRSYSGTVRNIQGDHAVR
- a CDS encoding homoserine dehydrogenase; translation: MTNKIKIGVAGLGTVGAGVLKIINAHGELLQARTGTRLEVTAVSGRDRNKDRGVPIEGLAWYDNAADMAKDPDVDVVLELIGGSDGVAKDLCVSALTLGKHVVTANKALLAIHGTELAELAEKHGVSLAYEAAVAGGIPIVKALREGLAGNAISRVYGILNGTCNYILTEMEETGGEFDNILQDAQKLGYAEADPSFDVDGVDTAHKLAILTSLAFGTPVDFNSVYIEGIRDVTAADIAAAQEFGYRIKLLGVSRRTDKGIEQRVHPCMVRTDTAIANVSGVFNAVVADGDFVDSTVYVGRGAGEGPTASAVVADIVDIAIGRHSATFGIPVEEMSPLPMASIESHVGCYYVCLTVYDRPGVIADVSAVFRDENISIESLLQRGRSESEAVSVILVTHEAQEASVVRALSKIEKFAHSVATPRMIRIVSL